One Oncorhynchus keta strain PuntledgeMale-10-30-2019 unplaced genomic scaffold, Oket_V2 Un_contig_14255_pilon_pilon, whole genome shotgun sequence DNA window includes the following coding sequences:
- the LOC118370420 gene encoding crystal protein isoform X2, producing the protein MESCHCFLLLCSLVFALSFAEEATFENEIDLTEFSRRISSSGLLVRDQPLAINRDLRFETNSLEELGDPEDSIPIWTDEEPVIQNTLNTGTTIPEDSIPIWTDEEPVIQNTLNTGMTIPDIPDYGPIVLTNNGLIKGLTVEKSHIFYGIPYADPPVATHRWKPPRPVTPWPGVHDATYPRNACMQGCSGPISDKCPQKVSENCLYLNIFVPLDVNFSSPLLTTLPVMVWIHGGDFIAGSASKPLYDGRFISNFTHTVVVSMAYRLGAFGFLVSGKDPKTSATGNYGILDQQVALLWVQQNIALFGGDPSKVTIFGESAGAQSVSLHLMVHSSKPLFKQAVFQSLPFSIPLKTRHDALKLGRDFARQANCSVSDIVCLLSLSPQAVLAAQMKSSSKVVNPFRFLEIFETWGPYVDGELIKEQAVTAFQKGHWQKEKPVLLGTTSEEGVIFVYGVFTKPVSAVECTVYTAAIFKQHALRILHKYLPLYKDIDRRDMLAQAARAGTKVGSAVWMYVFDHVISDHSVWSGLSFCYEHVCHGAELPFLFNTASMANFTLAPPERLLSNRMLCYWGTFAHTGDPASRMQQSGFCRQQRLPAWPRYSDTSSWLVMNFTVRSHAQVGTRDHICDFWDKLGIY; encoded by the exons ATGGAGAGCTGTCACTGTTTCTTGCTGCTTTGCTCACTGGTCTTTGCACTGTCTTTTGCAGAGGAGGCAACGTTTGAGAATGAGATCGACCTTACAGAGTTTAGTAGAAGGATTTCTTCCTCTGGACTACTGGTCAGGGATCAGCCTCTGGCTATCAACAGAGACCTTCGCTTTGAAACAAACTCACTGGAGGAGCTTGGAGATCCTGAGGATTCCATTCCCATCTGGACTGATGAGGAACCAGTCATCCAGAATACACTCAACACCGGGACTACCATCCCTGAGGATTCCATTCCCATCTGGACTGATGAGGAACCAGTCATCCAGAATACACTCAACACCGGGATGACCATCCCTGATATTCCTGACTATGGCCCCATAGTGTTGACCAACAATGGGTTGATCAAGGGACTCACAGTGGAAAAGTCCCACATATTTTATGGGATCCCGTACGCGGACCCACCTGTGGCCACGCACCGCTGGAAGCCCCCCAGACCGGTGACCCCGTGGCCGGGGGTCCACGACGCCACGTACCCGAGGAACGCGTGTATGCAAGGCTGCAGTGGCCCCATATCTGACAAGTGCCCTCAGAAG GTGAGTGAGAACTGCCTCTACCTCAACATATTTGTACCTCTGGATGTGAACTTCAGTTCCCCTTTACTGACAACCCTGCCAGTGATGGTGTGGATCCACGGGGGAGATTTCATTGCTGGCTCAGCCTCCAAGCCCCTGTACGATGGGAGGTTCATCAGTAACTTCACTCACACTGTGGTGGTGAGCATGGCGTATCGGCTAG GGGCGTTTGGTTTCCTCGTCTCGGGAAAAGACCCCAAAACCTCGGCAACTGGGAATTATGGGATCCTGGATCAGCAGGTTGCTCTTCTCTGGGTTCAACAAAACATTGCTCTGTTCGGAGGCGACCCCAGCAAG GTGACCATATTTGGGGAGAGTGCAGGAGCCCAGTCAGTGAGCCTTCATCTGATGGTCCACAGCAGTAAGCCCCTGTTCAAACAGGCTGTGTTCCAGAGCCtacccttctccatccctctcaagACCAG ACATGATGCCCTGAAGCTGGGGAGGGACTTTGCCAGACAGGCCAACTGCTCTGTGAGCGACATCGTGTGCCTGCTGTCCCTCAGTCCTCAGGCTGTCCTCGCTGCCCAGATGAAGTCAA gtTCCAAAGTGGTGAATCCCTTCAGGTTCCTGGAGATCTTTGAGACCTGGGGGCCCTACGTGGATGGAGAGCTGATCAAGGAGCAGGCTGTGACTGCCTTCCAGAAGGGCCACTGGCAGAAGGAGAAACCAGTCCTCCTTG GGACCACTTCAGAGGAGGGGGTGATATTTGTGTACGGGGTCTTCACCAAGCCTGTGTCTGCGGTGGAGTGCACCGTCTACACCGCGGCCATCTTCAAACAGCACGCCCTCAGGATCCTACACAAGTACCTGCCCCTGTACAAGGACATTGACCGACGGGACATGCTGGCTCAG GCAGCCCGGGCAGGCACCAAAGTGGGCAGCGCCGTGTGGATGTACGTCTTCGACCATGTGATATCGGACCACAGTGTGTGGTCCGGTCTGTCCTTCTGCTACGAGCACGTGTGTCACGGTGCTGAGCTGCCCTTCCTCTTCAACACTGCCTCCATGGCTAACTTCACGCTGGCCCCACCCGAGAGGCTGCTGTCCAATCGGATGTTGTGTTACTGGGGGACATTCGCCCACACCGGGGACCCGGCCTCACGGATGCAACAGAGCGGCTTCTGTAGACAGCAGCGTCTGCCGGCCTGGCCACGCTACTCGGACACCAGCTCCTGGTTGGTCATGAACTTCACTGTCCGCTCCCATGCCCAGGTGGGCACCAGGGACCATATCTGTGACTTCTGGGACAAGCTGGGAATCTATTAG
- the LOC118370421 gene encoding uncharacterized protein LOC118370421 isoform X1, whose protein sequence is MIIDKEHRLSFCRTCFAFPFILFILVPHTISLGSCSSFTFSICWKISNNSLFGSWPEGHLWLNTTKLKSIWSEDTFSSLTVATTVEHKLTLHYGVMVRKWIFSIFPGSHSIEFRSIHKPDQQPINSTLEALELFSTNEVFACENSTLYLYQDPNFILMLGHTVRYPLKLESRSTSMLLVSWKEKMQPPAAPVPVHSVSLYHSEMKAYAALSVDSTHSNHYRFTALESCSSYAACVEVAGSHSLTCLSTITDPEVPRHFQVTTWNSSSVTVSWDCPDNRKFSFFLVTVLYLNGTNHVLEERSFRHTLDTFVFSQSDLPPCSRVKFGLQTVCQAGTEARHSRMVLIKGNTVHSEIENLWQTSSGPDNYTLSWVVRNTSSISMFRIYHQGVLHYTTLLTSHTVASLLPCSQYLARVEALCGDSVVMSSKTVLARTGPRGVSELRYRPEDSTALWIGGTGEGVAFQYQLSYDNGSTIQQGRLMEPFLPLLGLIEGALYALDVWEECDGQWSADPALVCFDGVNVLVLPVASTLRPNEDQGWCHLGCVQ, encoded by the exons ATGATTATTGATAAAGAACACCGACTTTCCTTTTGCAGGACCTGTTTCGCGTTTCCATTTATATTGTTCATTCTTGTACCTCACACGATATCTCTCG GAAGCTGCAGTAGTTTTACTTTCTCCATATGTTGGAAAATCAGCAACAATTCCTTGTTTGGCAG TTGGCCAGAAGGACATTTATGGTTGAACACCACCAAATTGAAATCCATTTGGAGTGAGGACACATTTTCATCTTTGACAGTTGCCACTACTGTGGAACACAAATTGACTCTTCATTATGGTGTCATGGTTCGGAAGTGGATATTCTCCATCTTCCCAG GTTCACATTCCATTGAGTTCAGAAGTATACATAAACCTGACCAACAGCCCATCAATAGCACTCTG GAAGCCCTGGAGTTGTTCTCCACCAATGAGGTGTTTGCGTGTGAAAACAGCACTCTGTACCTCTATCAGGACCCAAACTTCATCCTCATGCTTG GTCACACTGTGCGCTACCCCTTGAAGCTGGAGTCCAGGAGTACCTCCATGTTATTGGTGTCCTGGAAAGAGAAGATGCAGCCCCCGGCTGCCCCTGTCCCCGTCCACTCTGTGTCCCTATACCACTCTGAGATGAAGGCCTACGCTGCCCTTAGTGTGGACAGTACCCACTCCAACCACTACCGCTTCACAGCCCTGGAATCCTGCAGTTCCTATGCTGCCTGTGTGGAGGTGGCAGGCAGCCACTCGCTTACCTGCCTCTCCACTATCACAG ACCCAGAAGTCCCCAGACATTTCCAGGTGACGACGTGGAACAGCAGCAGTGTCACAGTGTCCTGGGACTGTCCCGACAACCGCAAGTTCTCCTTCTTCCTTGTCACGGTCCTCTACCTCAATGGCACCAACCATGTCCTCGAGGAGAGGTCCTTCAGGCACACACTGGACACCTTTGTGTTCTCTCAATCTGACCTGCCGCCCTGTAGCAGGGTGAAGTTTGGCCTGCAGACGGTGTGCCAGGCGGGCACGGAGGCTCGCCACAGCAGAATGGTCCTCATCAAAGGGAATACTG TCCACTCAGAAATCGAGAACCTGTGGCAGACCTCCTCGGGGCCGGACAACTACACCCTGAGCTGGGTGGTGAGGAACACTTCTTCTATCTCCATGTTCAGGATCTACCACCAGGGGGTGCtccactacaccaccctgctcaCCAGCCACACGGTGGCCAGCCTTCTGCCCTGCAGCCAGTACTTGGCTAGAGTAGAGGCACTGTGTGGAGACAGCGTGGTCATGAGCTCCAAGACCGTACTCGCTCGCACAG GACCCAGAGGTGTTTCAGAACTGCGCTACCGTCCTGAGGACTCTACAGCGCTGTGGATTGGTGGGACCGGAGAGGGCGTGGCCTTTCAGTACCAGCTGTCTTATGACAATGGCTCGACCATCCAGCAAGGCCGGCTGATGGAGCCTTTTCTCCCCCTCCTGGGGCTCATTGAGGGTGCGCTCTATGCCCTGGACGTGTGGGAAGAGTGTGACGGCCAGTGGAGCGCCGACCCGGCCCTGGTGTGTTTCGATGGAGTCAACGTTCTCGTGCTGCCGGTGGCGTCCACCTTGAGGCCGAATGAAGACCAAGGTTGGTGTCATCTGGGctgtgttcagtag
- the LOC127918451 gene encoding ZP domain-containing protein-like: MVLDPKTEPWAELKRIYEKLLEELLKEYPIKTRVELVAFKELEGESKTKITFQGFDASITDVDLPLPPGEQLDHIQSLQPPNITVKDGIIYWDDPDECATPDLNRCDANSFCVNTLNSYTCVCQHGFYDVGPAFVPPPTPASHPVCYEKGMFTQCLTRSMAGGIAKAFLIGYFGGDVTVVFNEGRCTMEESETLYHFHVLRKPSQCGTIRLVNRTHIEFQNTLTVTLSRERTITRRDLKVIWKCIYPRNYVRNTQINVDLEWITSHSVVEYNSSHQLGLAMTMYSDNSFSYGYRDSIALHLSDVLFFEVALLTNNTFASEVLLEVISCWATESPDPQDETKGFFLLDGCPVDSTFHWLSVNGVSQRSRFSIHMFTMPKGLPIYMHCLARICSHDEDCTTNCTTQRLSKRSTARWDPYINVAVVVSAGPLMVTPEAAPGTKLSNWDEALTMIYVVGGTMGVLMLTMLCVSATKAIMNYYERARPQ, encoded by the exons ATGGTGTTGGACCCAAAGACTGAGCCCTGGGCTGAGCTGAAGCGCATCTACGAAAAACTA CTGGAGGAGCTTTTGAAAGAGTACCCAATTAAGACCAGGGTGGAGTTGGTTGCATTCAAGGAGCTGGAAGGCGAATCCAAAACTAAGATTACCTTTCAAGGCTTTGACGCTTCCATAACCGACGTAGACTTACCGCTACCACCTGGTGAGCAGCTGGACCATATCCAGTCCCTCCAGCCACCCAATATCACAGTCAAGGACGGGATCATCTACTGGGATG ACCCAGATGAGTGTGCGACGCCTGACCTGAACAGGTGTGACGCCAACTCTTTTTGCGTCAACACTCTGAACTCCTACACCTGTGTGTGTCAACATGGCTTCTATGACGTCGGGCCTGCCTTCGTTCCCCCTCCTACCCCTGCCTCACATCCTGTCTGTTATG AAAAAGGGATGTTCACCCAGTGCCTGACGAGGTCGATGGCCGGAGGTATCGCCAAAGCCTTCCTGATTGGCTACTTCGGTGGCGACGTGACTGTTGTCTTTAATGAAGGCCGTTGTACCATGGAGGAGAGCGAGACGCTCTACCACTTCCACGTGTTGCGCAAACCCTCGCAGTGTGGAACGATACGGCTG GTGAACAGAACACACATCGAGTTCCAGAACACTCTGACAGTGACCTTGAGCAGAGAGAGGACCATCACACGAAGAGATCTCAAGGTTATCTGGAAGTGCATCTACCCCCGGAACTATGTCCGCAACACCCAGATAAATGTAGATCTGGAATG gaTCACCTCCCACTCTGTGGTGGAGTACAACTCCTCCCATCAGCTGGGGCTGGCCATGACCATGTACAGCGACAACTCCTTCTCCTACGGCTATAGAGACTCCATCGCCCTCCACCTCAGCGATGTACTCTTCTTCGAGGTGGCCCTCCTGACAAACAACACGTTTGCCTCAGAGGTCCTGCTAGAAGTGATTTCCTGCTGGGCCACAGAGAGCCCGGATCCACAGGACGAAACCAAGGGCTTCTTTCTCCTAGATGG CTGCCCTGTTGACAGCACCTTTCATTGGCTCTCTGTGAACGGTGTGTCACAGAGGAGCAGATTCTCCATTCACATGTTCACTATGCCCAAGGGGTTACCCATCTACATGCACTGCCTGGCCCGGATATGCAGTCACGATGAGGACTGTACTACG AACTGTACCACCCAGAGACTTTCAAAGAGATCAACAGCTAGATGGGATCCATACATCAATGTAGCTGTGGTCGTGTCTGCAGGACCACTGATGGTCACCCCCGAGGCGGCACCAGGGACCAAACTCTCCAACT GGGATGAGGCTTTGACCATGATCTACGTCGTGGGAGGAACCATGGGCGTCTTGATGTTGACGATGCTTTGTGTGAGCGCAACAAAGGCTATAATGAATTATTATGAGAGAGCAAGGCCTCAATAA
- the LOC118370421 gene encoding uncharacterized protein LOC118370421 isoform X2, producing MTCFAFPFILFILVPHTISLGSCSSFTFSICWKISNNSLFGSWPEGHLWLNTTKLKSIWSEDTFSSLTVATTVEHKLTLHYGVMVRKWIFSIFPGSHSIEFRSIHKPDQQPINSTLEALELFSTNEVFACENSTLYLYQDPNFILMLGHTVRYPLKLESRSTSMLLVSWKEKMQPPAAPVPVHSVSLYHSEMKAYAALSVDSTHSNHYRFTALESCSSYAACVEVAGSHSLTCLSTITDPEVPRHFQVTTWNSSSVTVSWDCPDNRKFSFFLVTVLYLNGTNHVLEERSFRHTLDTFVFSQSDLPPCSRVKFGLQTVCQAGTEARHSRMVLIKGNTVHSEIENLWQTSSGPDNYTLSWVVRNTSSISMFRIYHQGVLHYTTLLTSHTVASLLPCSQYLARVEALCGDSVVMSSKTVLARTGPRGVSELRYRPEDSTALWIGGTGEGVAFQYQLSYDNGSTIQQGRLMEPFLPLLGLIEGALYALDVWEECDGQWSADPALVCFDGVNVLVLPVASTLRPNEDQGWCHLGCVQ from the exons AT GACCTGTTTCGCGTTTCCATTTATATTGTTCATTCTTGTACCTCACACGATATCTCTCG GAAGCTGCAGTAGTTTTACTTTCTCCATATGTTGGAAAATCAGCAACAATTCCTTGTTTGGCAG TTGGCCAGAAGGACATTTATGGTTGAACACCACCAAATTGAAATCCATTTGGAGTGAGGACACATTTTCATCTTTGACAGTTGCCACTACTGTGGAACACAAATTGACTCTTCATTATGGTGTCATGGTTCGGAAGTGGATATTCTCCATCTTCCCAG GTTCACATTCCATTGAGTTCAGAAGTATACATAAACCTGACCAACAGCCCATCAATAGCACTCTG GAAGCCCTGGAGTTGTTCTCCACCAATGAGGTGTTTGCGTGTGAAAACAGCACTCTGTACCTCTATCAGGACCCAAACTTCATCCTCATGCTTG GTCACACTGTGCGCTACCCCTTGAAGCTGGAGTCCAGGAGTACCTCCATGTTATTGGTGTCCTGGAAAGAGAAGATGCAGCCCCCGGCTGCCCCTGTCCCCGTCCACTCTGTGTCCCTATACCACTCTGAGATGAAGGCCTACGCTGCCCTTAGTGTGGACAGTACCCACTCCAACCACTACCGCTTCACAGCCCTGGAATCCTGCAGTTCCTATGCTGCCTGTGTGGAGGTGGCAGGCAGCCACTCGCTTACCTGCCTCTCCACTATCACAG ACCCAGAAGTCCCCAGACATTTCCAGGTGACGACGTGGAACAGCAGCAGTGTCACAGTGTCCTGGGACTGTCCCGACAACCGCAAGTTCTCCTTCTTCCTTGTCACGGTCCTCTACCTCAATGGCACCAACCATGTCCTCGAGGAGAGGTCCTTCAGGCACACACTGGACACCTTTGTGTTCTCTCAATCTGACCTGCCGCCCTGTAGCAGGGTGAAGTTTGGCCTGCAGACGGTGTGCCAGGCGGGCACGGAGGCTCGCCACAGCAGAATGGTCCTCATCAAAGGGAATACTG TCCACTCAGAAATCGAGAACCTGTGGCAGACCTCCTCGGGGCCGGACAACTACACCCTGAGCTGGGTGGTGAGGAACACTTCTTCTATCTCCATGTTCAGGATCTACCACCAGGGGGTGCtccactacaccaccctgctcaCCAGCCACACGGTGGCCAGCCTTCTGCCCTGCAGCCAGTACTTGGCTAGAGTAGAGGCACTGTGTGGAGACAGCGTGGTCATGAGCTCCAAGACCGTACTCGCTCGCACAG GACCCAGAGGTGTTTCAGAACTGCGCTACCGTCCTGAGGACTCTACAGCGCTGTGGATTGGTGGGACCGGAGAGGGCGTGGCCTTTCAGTACCAGCTGTCTTATGACAATGGCTCGACCATCCAGCAAGGCCGGCTGATGGAGCCTTTTCTCCCCCTCCTGGGGCTCATTGAGGGTGCGCTCTATGCCCTGGACGTGTGGGAAGAGTGTGACGGCCAGTGGAGCGCCGACCCGGCCCTGGTGTGTTTCGATGGAGTCAACGTTCTCGTGCTGCCGGTGGCGTCCACCTTGAGGCCGAATGAAGACCAAGGTTGGTGTCATCTGGGctgtgttcagtag
- the LOC118370420 gene encoding crystal protein isoform X1, which translates to MESCHCFLLLCSLVFALSFAEEATFENEIDLTEFSRRISSSGLLVRDQPLAINRDLRFETNSLEELGDPEDSIPIWTDEEPVIQNTLNTGTTIPEDSIPIWTDEEPVIQNTLNTGMTIPDIPDYGPIVLTNNGLIKGLTVEKSHIFYGIPYADPPVATHRWKPPRPVTPWPGVHDATYPRNACMQGCSGPISDKCPQKVSENCLYLNIFVPLDVNFSSPLLTTLPVMVWIHGGDFIAGSASKPLYDGRFISNFTHTVVVSMAYRLGAFGFLVSGKDPKTSATGNYGILDQQVALLWVQQNIALFGGDPSKVTIFGESAGAQSVSLHLMVHSSKPLFKQAVFQSLPFSIPLKTRHDALKLGRDFARQANCSVSDIVCLLSLSPQAVLAAQMKSSSKVVNPFRFLEIFETWGPYVDGELIKEQAVTAFQKGHWQKEKPVLLGTTSEEGVIFVYGVFTKPVSAVECTVYTAAIFKQHALRILHKYLPLYKDIDRRDMLAQIVTDYVFLCPSRKAARAGTKVGSAVWMYVFDHVISDHSVWSGLSFCYEHVCHGAELPFLFNTASMANFTLAPPERLLSNRMLCYWGTFAHTGDPASRMQQSGFCRQQRLPAWPRYSDTSSWLVMNFTVRSHAQVGTRDHICDFWDKLGIY; encoded by the exons ATGGAGAGCTGTCACTGTTTCTTGCTGCTTTGCTCACTGGTCTTTGCACTGTCTTTTGCAGAGGAGGCAACGTTTGAGAATGAGATCGACCTTACAGAGTTTAGTAGAAGGATTTCTTCCTCTGGACTACTGGTCAGGGATCAGCCTCTGGCTATCAACAGAGACCTTCGCTTTGAAACAAACTCACTGGAGGAGCTTGGAGATCCTGAGGATTCCATTCCCATCTGGACTGATGAGGAACCAGTCATCCAGAATACACTCAACACCGGGACTACCATCCCTGAGGATTCCATTCCCATCTGGACTGATGAGGAACCAGTCATCCAGAATACACTCAACACCGGGATGACCATCCCTGATATTCCTGACTATGGCCCCATAGTGTTGACCAACAATGGGTTGATCAAGGGACTCACAGTGGAAAAGTCCCACATATTTTATGGGATCCCGTACGCGGACCCACCTGTGGCCACGCACCGCTGGAAGCCCCCCAGACCGGTGACCCCGTGGCCGGGGGTCCACGACGCCACGTACCCGAGGAACGCGTGTATGCAAGGCTGCAGTGGCCCCATATCTGACAAGTGCCCTCAGAAG GTGAGTGAGAACTGCCTCTACCTCAACATATTTGTACCTCTGGATGTGAACTTCAGTTCCCCTTTACTGACAACCCTGCCAGTGATGGTGTGGATCCACGGGGGAGATTTCATTGCTGGCTCAGCCTCCAAGCCCCTGTACGATGGGAGGTTCATCAGTAACTTCACTCACACTGTGGTGGTGAGCATGGCGTATCGGCTAG GGGCGTTTGGTTTCCTCGTCTCGGGAAAAGACCCCAAAACCTCGGCAACTGGGAATTATGGGATCCTGGATCAGCAGGTTGCTCTTCTCTGGGTTCAACAAAACATTGCTCTGTTCGGAGGCGACCCCAGCAAG GTGACCATATTTGGGGAGAGTGCAGGAGCCCAGTCAGTGAGCCTTCATCTGATGGTCCACAGCAGTAAGCCCCTGTTCAAACAGGCTGTGTTCCAGAGCCtacccttctccatccctctcaagACCAG ACATGATGCCCTGAAGCTGGGGAGGGACTTTGCCAGACAGGCCAACTGCTCTGTGAGCGACATCGTGTGCCTGCTGTCCCTCAGTCCTCAGGCTGTCCTCGCTGCCCAGATGAAGTCAA gtTCCAAAGTGGTGAATCCCTTCAGGTTCCTGGAGATCTTTGAGACCTGGGGGCCCTACGTGGATGGAGAGCTGATCAAGGAGCAGGCTGTGACTGCCTTCCAGAAGGGCCACTGGCAGAAGGAGAAACCAGTCCTCCTTG GGACCACTTCAGAGGAGGGGGTGATATTTGTGTACGGGGTCTTCACCAAGCCTGTGTCTGCGGTGGAGTGCACCGTCTACACCGCGGCCATCTTCAAACAGCACGCCCTCAGGATCCTACACAAGTACCTGCCCCTGTACAAGGACATTGACCGACGGGACATGCTGGCTCAG ATTGTGACAGACTACGTCTTCCTTTGCCCCTCCCGCAAGGCAGCCCGGGCAGGCACCAAAGTGGGCAGCGCCGTGTGGATGTACGTCTTCGACCATGTGATATCGGACCACAGTGTGTGGTCCGGTCTGTCCTTCTGCTACGAGCACGTGTGTCACGGTGCTGAGCTGCCCTTCCTCTTCAACACTGCCTCCATGGCTAACTTCACGCTGGCCCCACCCGAGAGGCTGCTGTCCAATCGGATGTTGTGTTACTGGGGGACATTCGCCCACACCGGGGACCCGGCCTCACGGATGCAACAGAGCGGCTTCTGTAGACAGCAGCGTCTGCCGGCCTGGCCACGCTACTCGGACACCAGCTCCTGGTTGGTCATGAACTTCACTGTCCGCTCCCATGCCCAGGTGGGCACCAGGGACCATATCTGTGACTTCTGGGACAAGCTGGGAATCTATTAG